The Theropithecus gelada isolate Dixy chromosome 11, Tgel_1.0, whole genome shotgun sequence genome includes a region encoding these proteins:
- the C11H12orf74 gene encoding uncharacterized protein C12orf74 homolog has product MEKTESFCLEVSPQDCGASPRPPLRSLPKQHCENQGSLLQFDRQAPGRISTSPTLRRLRTRGCGTWHSLSQQDALQVSTWGSWGEPAGSPPYLSKSLPGSPKDSSYLLSPLRLHSRLTSEPERDLNAADSREPQTQPTDKCLPPELQPVSEESLHQASLLLQEGPFLSSPTPQRPSPQGEELHPSR; this is encoded by the exons ATGGAGAAAACAGAGTCATTCTGTCTAGAGGTGTCACCCCAAGACTGCGGAGCCTCTCCTCGGCCTCCGCTGAGGAGCCTGCCAAAGCAGCACTGTGAGAACCAGGGGAGCCTCCTCCAGTTTGACCGGCAAGCCCCAGGCCGCATCTCCACCTCGCCCACTTTGAGGAGATTAAGGACCCGTGGCTGTGGGACTTGGCACTCACTGTCTCAGCAGGATGCCTTGCAGGTGTCCACCTGGGGAAGCTGGGGAGAGCCTGCGGGCTCCCCACCTTACCTTTCCAAGAGCCTGCCGGGAAGCCCAAAGGATTCTTCATACTTGCTGTCACCCTTGAGACTCCACTCAAGATTGACTTCTGAACCTGAAAGGGACCTGAATGCAGCTGACTCACGGGAACCCCAAACCCAGCCCACTGACAAGTGTCTCCCTCCTGAGCTTCAGCCTGTCAGTGAAGAGTCCCTTCACCAGGCCTCTCTTCTGCTGCAAGAAGGCCCCTTCCTGTCCAGCCCCACCCCACAACGCCCTAGTCCTCAG ggAGAAGAATTGCACCCATCCAGGTga